The following nucleotide sequence is from Sphingomonas panacisoli.
TGATGCAGTTCCACCCGACCTGCCTTTACAATCTGGAGGTCAAGAACTTCCTGATCACCGAAGCGGTGCGCGGCGAGGGCGGGCAACTCAAGAACCCCAGGACCGGGCATCGCTTCATGCCCGATGTCGATCCCCGGGCCGAACTCGCCCCGCGAGATATCGTCGCGCGCGCGATCGACGCCGAGATCAAGCGCGACGGCCTGGACTACGTCCATCTCGACATCAGCCATATGGGCGCCGAGTTCGTCACGCACCACTTCCCGACGATCTACGAAAAGCTGCTCGGGCTCGGCATCGACATGACGAAAGAGCCGATCCCGGTCGTTCCCGCGCAGCATTATACGTGCGGCGGGATCATGATCGATCTCGACGGGCGGACCGATCTGCCGGGGCTCTATGCGGCGGGCGAGTGCACGCAATCCGGGCTGCACGGCGCCAATCGCCTCGCCAGCAACTCGCTGCTCGAATGCTTCGTCTTCGGGGAAAGCGCGGCGAAACACATCAACGCGCATTGGGATGCCCTGCCCGCGCCGCCGCCGATCCGCGCGTGGGACGAGAGCCGTGTCACCGATTCGGACGAGGAAGTCGTGATCCAGCAGAACTGGACCGAAATCCGCCGCTTCATGTGGAATTATGTCGGCATCGTGCGGACGACGAAACGGCTCGAACGTGCCGCGCACCGCATCAAGATGCTGACCGACGAGGTCGGCGATTATTACGGCCATTTCCGCGTGACGCCCGACCTGATCGAACTGCGAAATCTGCTCCAGACCGCGGACCTAATCGTGCGCTCGGCACTCCACCGCCACGAATCGCGCGGGCTGCATTACACGCTCGATTATCCCGAAACGCTGCCGGTCGCGGTCGATACGATCCTGGTTCCGTGATTCCTTCTGCCTTTCCAGCCGGTTGGGTTGCTCGACCCGCCGCTTTTCAGGCGCGGTTCATCGCTGGCGATGCAAGAAAAGGGATTCCTCAACCAAATCGGGGCGATACAGTATCTCCCGGTTAGTAGCGGGCGGGGGCCTCATGGCGTATCCAGTGAAGCGTATCGGCAAGATTTTGATGGGCGTCGTCGCGGGTCTCGCGATCGCCGGGTGCGTGTCGGACAGCCGGCCGATTGCCCGCGCCGCGCCGCAAGCGGTCTATTACGCCGCACCCAAGCCGGTGGTGCAGCCGTTGCCGGTCAAGGCAAAGCCCAGGCCGCCCGAGGCGTTGGTGTCGCTCGTCCAGATGCTGACGCGCGATTTCGGCGGCAAGGTCGGGATCGCGGTCAAGAGCCTCGACGAGGACTGGACGGTCGAATCGAACGGCGACATCAAGCTGCCGCAGCAAAGCGTGTCGAAATTGTGGGTCGCGATGACCGTGCTCGACGCGCG
It contains:
- the nadB gene encoding L-aspartate oxidase; this encodes MTHQSDVLIIGSGAAGLTAALNLAERFKVTVLAKGGLAEGSTAWAQGGIAAVLEPGDTFESHIEDTMIAGAGLNDRRTVEFVVEGAPRAIERLIELGVPFNKEAGDLHLTREGGHSHRRIVHVNDATGWAVQEALLTAARAHANITLVPDKVVIDLATSRHEERYSGAGNVWGVYAVDRASGRVELFTANATILATGGAGRTYLFSTAPRGATGDGIAMAWRAGCRISNMEMMQFHPTCLYNLEVKNFLITEAVRGEGGQLKNPRTGHRFMPDVDPRAELAPRDIVARAIDAEIKRDGLDYVHLDISHMGAEFVTHHFPTIYEKLLGLGIDMTKEPIPVVPAQHYTCGGIMIDLDGRTDLPGLYAAGECTQSGLHGANRLASNSLLECFVFGESAAKHINAHWDALPAPPPIRAWDESRVTDSDEEVVIQQNWTEIRRFMWNYVGIVRTTKRLERAAHRIKMLTDEVGDYYGHFRVTPDLIELRNLLQTADLIVRSALHRHESRGLHYTLDYPETLPVAVDTILVP